The genomic interval TTTTACGATTTCCGGTTGTACAATTAGTAGGTCGAGTAGCATTGCAAGCGTCTGCAATGTCATCCACTTCGTCAGAATCCGACGAAGACTCTCCTTGGTAAATGCTCAAGGGTTCTGCACAAGTAACAGGAGTCATCCCTCCCCCATGTTCAGCCAACAGATTGTGTTTCCCATTGGTTGTCGGTTCAGAGAATATGATGCATAGCTCTTTGTAAATTGGGCAGCCAGTGTATTTTAAAGTCTCAGCATCAGGATGTCCCTGCTTGTTATGTTCCATAAGGAGTCAATGATGAATAGTTAATAAAGAACAAAAACCAGCAACCTAGACCTGGAGTAACTCCAATATCATACAACTCTTATTGGTCAGAAGTGAGACCAAAATTCTGTGGCATTCTCAAGAACATATTTTTCAGAATCAAGCATGCTTTTTCCCCTTGAAtgcaaaaacaataaaaacgtTTTAATCAAACAAGTATCCCATATGCCAAGAAGCCAGTCACGAGGTCATGAAGTTAAAGACAATTCCTCCAGCTCATGcaggtttagatttttgtttgTAAAAGGTAATATATATGAAAGCAACACACCCTGATGTATTCTGTCCATGCTTCATCCCTGCCTATAATAGTCCCCATGGATTCATCCCAACTGAAGTCACGTTGATCAAGAAGTGACTTTACAGTAACATATTGCCTCCTCAAGACTGCATATCGATTCTTCAATTGCTCTTTGTCCCAATTCAGACCTGTTTTCTTGTAGAATTCATCACATATATACCTCCACGCTTTCTTCCCAAAAGAATGTCCGTGTCTGTTCCCTTTTTGA from Juglans microcarpa x Juglans regia isolate MS1-56 chromosome 4S, Jm3101_v1.0, whole genome shotgun sequence carries:
- the LOC121262473 gene encoding L10-interacting MYB domain-containing protein-like — protein: MMAGQVTWARRQQSQQQEQQARARWTSSLTKILADLMIDLVQKGNRHGHSFGKKAWRYICDEFYKKTGLNWDKEQLKNRYAVLRRQYVTVKSLLDQRDFSWDESMGTIIGRDEAWTEYIRGHPDAETLKYTGCPIYKELCIIFSEPTTNGKHNLLAEHGGGMTPVTCAEPLSIYQGESSSDSDEVDDIADACNATRPTNCTTGNRKRGRKGIDDVIAGAIMEMTAASKLRTAAIQQRNARYTITDCIKELDEMQDVDEQVYFAALDLFNKPNAREVFLSLKGDKRLIWLRGKCAAYPAP